Sequence from the Enhydrobacter sp. genome:
GGCCCTACCGGCGGCAGATGCAGATCATCTTCCAGGATCCGTTCTCGTCGCTGAACCCGCGCATGACCGCAGGCGACATCGTCGGCGAGCCCCTTCTGGTGCATGGCGTCGCCAACACGAAGGAACGGGCCGCGCAGGTCGAGGCCCTGTTCCAGCGGGTCGGCCTGCGGCCGGCGCAGATGGCGAACTTCCCGCACCAGTTCTCGGGCGGCCAGCGCCAGCGCATCGGCATCGCCCGCGCACTGGCGCTCGGGCCGAAGCTGATCGTCGGCGACGAGCCGGTCTCGGCGCTCGACGTTTCCATCCAGGCGCAGGTCATCAACCTCCTGATGGACCTGCAGCGCGAGCGCCAGCTCTCCTATCTCTTCATCTCGCACAACCTCGCGGTGGTCGAGCACATCAGCCACCAGATCGCGGTGATGTATCTCGGCCGCATCGTCGAGTACGCCGACACCAGGTCGATCTTCACCCGCGCCCAGCATCCCTATACCGAGGCGCTGCTCTCGGCCGTGCCGGTGCCCGATCCGGCGATCCGCCGCCAGAAGCGCGTCCTGCAGGGCGACGTGCCGAGCCCGGTGAAGCCGCCGCCCGGCTGCCACTTCCACACGCGCTGCCCCTATGCCGTGGCGCGCTGCAAGGTCGAGGCGCCCCCGCTGCGCGAAATCGCGCCGGGCCATCACGTTTCCTGCCATCTGCGCTAGACTGCCCCTCCCAGGGGAGGAAACGGCGTCATGACTGCGTGGGATTACATCATCGTCGGCGGTGGTTCGGCAGGCTGCGTTCTGGCCAACCGGCTGAGCGAGGACGCCAACGTCAAGGTGCTGCTGCTCGAGGCGGGCCCGCGCGACAAGTCGATGTGGATCGACATCCCGGCCGGCTTCACCAAGCTCCTGAACCACAAGTCGCTCAACTGGAATTTCGAGATGGAGGCCGAGGAGGGCATGGCCGGCCGTCGCATCCCGTGCCCGCGCGGCAAGACCCTGGGCGGCTCGAGCTCGATCAACGGCATGCTCTATGTCCGCGGCCAGCCGCTCGACTACGACACCTGGAGCCAGCTCGGCAATCGCGGCTGGTCCTACGAGAGCGTGCTGCCCTACTTCAAGAAGTCGGAGCACTACGAGGGCGAGGGCGATGCCTCGCGCGGCAAGGGCGGCCTGCTGAACGTGCGCGACATGAACGAGCGCCACGTGCTGTGCGACGCCTTCATCGACGCCGCCGAGGCCACCGGCTTCCCGAAGAACAAGGACTACAACAACGGCAACCAGGAAGGCTTCGGCTACTATCAGGTGACGATCAAGAACGGCAAGCGCTGGTCCACGGCGCGCGCCTTCCTCGATCCCGCGCGCGGCCGCCCCAACCTCGCGATCGAGACCGACGCCCTGGTCGACCACGTCGTGCTCGAGGGAAGGCGCGCGGTCGGCGTCGCCTACTCGGTGAACGGCCAGAAGCGCGAGGCGCGCTGCGGCCGCGAGGTCGTCGTGTCGTGCGGCTCCGTCCAGTCGCCCGGCGTGCTCGAGCGCTCGGGCATCGGCCAGCCGGAGCTGCTCCGCCGACTCGGCATCGAGGTCCGCCACGAGCTGAAGGGCGTCGGCGAGAACTACGGCGACCACTTCGCGCCGCGCATGAACTGGCGGGTCAACCAGAAGATCACGCTCAACGAACGGACGCGCGGGCTGAGCCTGCTGCGCGAGATCATGAAGTTCTACACGTCGGGCGCCGGCGTGCTGACCTGGACGGCCGGCGTCGTCTACGGCTTCATCCGCACGCGGCCCGGCCTCGAATCGCCCGACATGCAGTATCACATGGCGCCGGCGAGCTACGATTCGGCGCAGAAGCGCCTGCTCGAGCGCGACCCCGGCATGACCGTGGTGATCGGCCAGTGCCGCCCCGATTCGCGCGGCTCGATCCACATCAGGTCGGCCGAGCCCGGCACCGAGCCCGCGATCAAGCCCAACTTCCTCAGCGCCCAGACCGACCGCGACTGCACCGTCGCGGGCATGCAGATCGCGCGCAGGATCATGCAGCACCCGGCGATCGCCAGGTACATCGCCTTCGAGAACAACCCCGGCGACAAGGTGCAGAGCTACGACGAGTGGCTCGACTTCGCCCGCCGCACCGGACAGACCACCTACCATGTCATCGGCACCTGCAAGATGGGCGGCGATCCGATGGCGGTGGTCGACGATCGCCTGCGCGTGCACGGCATCGCCGGCCTGCGCGTCGTCGACGCCTCGATCATGCCGACCGTCACCTCCGGCAACACCAACGCCCCCACCATCATGATCGCCGAGAAGGGCGCCGACCTGATCAAGGAAGACGCCAGGACGGGCGCTGCGAAGCTCGCCGCCTGATCGCTATTTCTGCTCGGCCGGCACGCCGAGCGAGAGCATCAGG
This genomic interval carries:
- a CDS encoding dipeptide ABC transporter ATP-binding protein; its protein translation is MASANMPVVEVKDLKKHFPVRKGLLRSTVGHVYAVDGVSFTIGAGETLGLVGESGCGKTTAGRTVLRLIEPTSGSIKVEGQEIVGLGKAEMRPYRRQMQIIFQDPFSSLNPRMTAGDIVGEPLLVHGVANTKERAAQVEALFQRVGLRPAQMANFPHQFSGGQRQRIGIARALALGPKLIVGDEPVSALDVSIQAQVINLLMDLQRERQLSYLFISHNLAVVEHISHQIAVMYLGRIVEYADTRSIFTRAQHPYTEALLSAVPVPDPAIRRQKRVLQGDVPSPVKPPPGCHFHTRCPYAVARCKVEAPPLREIAPGHHVSCHLR
- a CDS encoding choline dehydrogenase, whose protein sequence is MTAWDYIIVGGGSAGCVLANRLSEDANVKVLLLEAGPRDKSMWIDIPAGFTKLLNHKSLNWNFEMEAEEGMAGRRIPCPRGKTLGGSSSINGMLYVRGQPLDYDTWSQLGNRGWSYESVLPYFKKSEHYEGEGDASRGKGGLLNVRDMNERHVLCDAFIDAAEATGFPKNKDYNNGNQEGFGYYQVTIKNGKRWSTARAFLDPARGRPNLAIETDALVDHVVLEGRRAVGVAYSVNGQKREARCGREVVVSCGSVQSPGVLERSGIGQPELLRRLGIEVRHELKGVGENYGDHFAPRMNWRVNQKITLNERTRGLSLLREIMKFYTSGAGVLTWTAGVVYGFIRTRPGLESPDMQYHMAPASYDSAQKRLLERDPGMTVVIGQCRPDSRGSIHIRSAEPGTEPAIKPNFLSAQTDRDCTVAGMQIARRIMQHPAIARYIAFENNPGDKVQSYDEWLDFARRTGQTTYHVIGTCKMGGDPMAVVDDRLRVHGIAGLRVVDASIMPTVTSGNTNAPTIMIAEKGADLIKEDARTGAAKLAA